Proteins found in one Corynebacterium freneyi genomic segment:
- a CDS encoding DUF222 domain-containing protein produces the protein MTGPAECATDLLAAIATIGEAVEVATGGWDRLDRQQVDDAYEALERARKRMAIIDAEFMKAHRTHHHVTDRGVGRTFAECANTSRAEGRRRAAAHHRLHQWESWPGSSGNPEYMPAVREKVEQGVIGADAVEKIDRAIRSMPAAIQAELTEKADPHIAELVEKVRVDDLDQLGTMLRALFGIDDPYTDEDRKRNRSIRVGKQGYDGMSKIYGHLTPHLAALFKRLAADHGRPGGLLDDAADDPRTPSQRLHDAVEAALAAGFGRGADPTGGEGWGSKPDGGAPEEGGGPEDDSPSGGCGQVVDPNFGADADTLYDIPDHGDGKKRKRKRGRLAPARGTTSIVAVTTLAELLALNGTASTDTNVQMTVADAVEHCDARNLFLQVLDFQGRTLYFGRSRRLGSMDQYLALFGEEGMSSAPMTSAPAASCHMHHIRGWKFGGTTDLPNFTFVDPATHANTDDSRTDPDKWWSRPGNGPGEPRVVWKPPRSMDPERNPAENEHPAGWCNPGRVIRRENRREQCRENRREQCRENRRRERERTGERDREPDREQRRQPVHDRRNNPDDASSTPV, from the coding sequence ATGACCGGACCTGCGGAATGCGCCACGGATCTCCTCGCCGCCATCGCCACCATCGGCGAGGCGGTGGAGGTCGCGACCGGCGGCTGGGACCGGCTGGACCGCCAGCAGGTGGACGATGCGTACGAGGCCCTGGAGCGGGCGCGCAAGCGGATGGCCATCATCGATGCGGAGTTCATGAAGGCGCATCGGACGCACCACCATGTGACGGATCGGGGAGTGGGCCGCACGTTCGCGGAGTGCGCGAACACGTCGCGCGCCGAGGGGCGTCGGCGGGCTGCGGCGCACCATCGGCTGCACCAGTGGGAGTCTTGGCCCGGTTCCTCCGGCAATCCGGAGTACATGCCGGCGGTGCGGGAGAAGGTGGAACAGGGTGTCATCGGCGCCGACGCGGTGGAGAAGATCGACCGGGCGATTCGTTCGATGCCGGCGGCGATTCAGGCGGAACTCACCGAAAAGGCGGATCCGCACATCGCCGAGCTGGTGGAGAAGGTCCGCGTCGATGACCTCGATCAGCTCGGGACGATGCTGCGTGCGCTGTTCGGGATCGATGACCCGTACACCGACGAGGACCGCAAGCGGAACCGTTCGATCCGCGTGGGCAAGCAGGGTTACGACGGGATGAGCAAGATCTACGGCCACCTCACGCCGCATTTGGCCGCGCTGTTCAAGAGGCTTGCGGCCGATCACGGGCGGCCCGGTGGTTTGCTCGACGACGCCGCCGATGACCCGCGCACGCCGTCCCAGCGACTCCATGACGCCGTGGAAGCCGCTTTGGCCGCGGGGTTCGGCCGCGGAGCCGATCCGACCGGCGGTGAAGGGTGGGGTTCGAAACCGGACGGCGGAGCGCCCGAGGAGGGCGGCGGGCCCGAGGATGATTCCCCGTCGGGAGGTTGTGGCCAGGTCGTCGACCCGAACTTCGGCGCCGATGCCGACACCCTCTATGACATCCCGGACCACGGAGACGGAAAGAAGCGGAAGCGGAAACGCGGTCGCCTTGCGCCGGCCCGGGGGACGACCTCGATCGTCGCGGTGACCACGTTGGCGGAGCTGCTGGCGCTCAACGGAACCGCCTCCACCGACACGAACGTTCAGATGACGGTGGCGGACGCCGTCGAGCATTGCGACGCCCGCAACCTGTTCCTGCAGGTCCTCGATTTCCAGGGGCGGACCCTGTATTTCGGGCGGTCGCGGAGGCTCGGGTCGATGGACCAGTACCTCGCTCTCTTCGGGGAGGAGGGGATGAGCTCGGCGCCCATGACATCGGCGCCGGCCGCCTCGTGCCACATGCATCACATCCGGGGATGGAAGTTCGGCGGAACGACCGACCTGCCGAACTTCACGTTCGTCGACCCCGCTACCCACGCCAACACCGACGACTCGCGGACCGACCCCGACAAGTGGTGGTCCCGCCCGGGCAACGGGCCCGGGGAGCCCCGCGTGGTGTGGAAGCCCCCGAGATCGATGGATCCCGAGCGCAATCCGGCCGAAAACGAGCATCCGGCGGGGTGGTGCAACCCCGGTCGGGTGATCCGCAGGGAAAACCGCAGGGAGCAATGCAGGGAAAACCGCAGGGAACAATGCAGGGAAAACCGCAGACGGGAACGGGAACGGACCGGCGAGCGTGATCGGGAACCGGATCGGGAGCAGCGGCGGCAACCCGTGCACGACCGGCGAAATAACCCGGATGATGCGTCTAGTACCCCGGTATGA
- a CDS encoding sensor histidine kinase codes for MSVSDRADRADRAARDTRISRAVRAVRSATGAAASPGRPWSGVLFDAVLAALVLALCVGLDHSSVYDPPVFVPGQDAVPEWAVGVHWAWVIVAWGVIAVRRVWPDVANIALPALLAFHLAVLPTGYTSFVVTCFAMHHLGRHVPRGWSVPVWIAVSAGVLVALVVKGGYLVIAPEVGLVLTPVALTVLGFFWMLGLNGRRRDRELMALRDRAELAAIAERTRIAREMHDIVAHSLTAVIAQADGGRFIAAKNPDKAVEALENIASTARDSLGQMRQLLSVLRDPADFGDGSLLDDGPSQASSDPSQAGAGEAGAASDGAGKTVAASAAEYAPMPGLDALPQLVAESTRAGLRVTFTEEGTRPAVGATMQLTIYRIVQESLTNALKHAGHVAVDVRLEWGKRDCTVTVRNDAGTGNVEVEPSRGSRGEPRIGRGITGMRERVALHGGTLEIDDAPGEFTVVARLPKG; via the coding sequence CGTATCCGACCGCGCCGACCGTGCAGACCGTGCCGCCCGCGACACACGCATCTCCCGCGCCGTGCGGGCCGTCCGCTCGGCCACCGGTGCCGCCGCGAGCCCCGGCCGCCCCTGGTCCGGGGTGCTGTTCGATGCGGTGTTGGCCGCTTTGGTGCTCGCCCTGTGCGTCGGCCTCGACCATTCCTCCGTCTACGACCCGCCGGTGTTCGTGCCCGGGCAGGACGCGGTGCCGGAGTGGGCGGTCGGCGTGCATTGGGCGTGGGTGATCGTCGCCTGGGGCGTCATCGCGGTCCGGCGGGTGTGGCCGGACGTGGCGAACATCGCGCTGCCGGCGTTGCTCGCGTTCCACCTTGCGGTGCTGCCGACGGGGTATACGTCGTTCGTCGTCACCTGTTTCGCGATGCATCACCTCGGCCGGCACGTGCCGCGCGGGTGGTCCGTGCCGGTGTGGATCGCCGTGTCCGCCGGGGTGCTGGTGGCGTTGGTGGTCAAGGGCGGGTACCTGGTCATCGCCCCGGAGGTCGGCCTGGTGTTGACGCCGGTTGCGCTGACGGTGCTGGGCTTTTTCTGGATGCTGGGCCTCAACGGCCGCCGCCGTGACCGGGAGTTGATGGCGTTGCGCGATCGGGCGGAGCTCGCCGCCATCGCCGAACGCACCCGCATCGCCCGCGAGATGCACGACATCGTCGCCCATTCGCTCACCGCCGTCATCGCGCAGGCCGACGGCGGCCGTTTCATCGCCGCGAAGAATCCGGACAAGGCGGTGGAGGCGTTGGAGAACATCGCCTCCACGGCGCGCGACTCCCTCGGGCAGATGCGGCAGTTGCTGTCGGTGTTGCGAGATCCGGCTGATTTCGGGGACGGTTCCTTGCTTGACGACGGCCCGTCGCAGGCCTCGAGCGACCCATCGCAGGCAGGGGCCGGGGAGGCGGGGGCCGCATCGGACGGCGCGGGAAAGACTGTCGCGGCATCGGCTGCGGAGTATGCCCCGATGCCCGGCCTGGACGCGTTGCCGCAGCTCGTCGCCGAATCGACGAGGGCGGGGCTGCGCGTGACGTTCACCGAGGAGGGGACGAGGCCGGCGGTCGGCGCGACGATGCAGCTGACCATCTACCGGATCGTGCAGGAGTCCCTCACCAATGCGCTCAAGCACGCGGGCCACGTCGCCGTCGACGTGCGACTGGAGTGGGGGAAACGCGACTGCACCGTCACGGTGCGCAACGATGCGGGAACCGGGAACGTGGAGGTCGAGCCGTCGCGGGGCAGCCGGGGCGAGCCACGCATCGGCCGGGGGATCACCGGCATGCGGGAGCGGGTGGCGCTGCATGGCGGCACTCTGGAGATCGATGACGCGCCGGGCGAGTTCACCGTCGTCGCGCGGTTGCCGAAGGGGTGA
- a CDS encoding response regulator transcription factor, whose protein sequence is MIRVALADDQALVRAGFAMVVDSQDDMEVVWQADDGAAAVAQAAKRTPDVILMDIRMPGLDGIEATRRILAEGGEAGNDTTPRILVLTTFDVDEYVTDAIAAGASGFLLKDAAPEELLAAIRDVAAGDSALSARSAARLIAQVRPMLGGADGAVADGPPVAAAGGVDDGEAEASSSDTAGQVHVRDDLPDPLTLREEEILRLIALGRTNAEIAGELHIAMPTVKTHVGRILMKTGARDRVHAVLFAMSTGRVGVGELE, encoded by the coding sequence GTGATCCGGGTGGCGCTCGCCGACGATCAGGCCCTGGTGCGGGCCGGTTTCGCGATGGTCGTCGATTCCCAGGACGACATGGAGGTCGTGTGGCAGGCCGACGACGGTGCCGCGGCGGTGGCGCAGGCGGCGAAGCGGACGCCGGACGTGATCCTCATGGACATCCGCATGCCCGGCCTCGACGGCATCGAGGCGACGAGGCGAATCCTCGCTGAAGGCGGCGAGGCGGGCAACGACACGACGCCGAGGATTCTCGTGCTGACCACTTTCGACGTCGACGAGTACGTCACCGACGCCATCGCCGCCGGCGCATCCGGGTTCCTGCTCAAGGACGCCGCCCCCGAGGAACTGCTCGCCGCGATCCGGGACGTGGCGGCGGGAGACTCTGCGCTGTCGGCGCGGTCGGCGGCGCGGCTGATCGCGCAGGTCCGGCCGATGCTGGGCGGTGCCGACGGTGCCGTGGCGGACGGGCCTCCGGTCGCCGCCGCCGGTGGGGTGGACGACGGGGAGGCGGAGGCGTCGTCAAGCGACACGGCGGGACAGGTGCACGTCCGCGACGACCTGCCCGACCCGCTGACGCTGCGTGAAGAGGAAATCCTGCGGCTCATCGCGCTCGGGCGCACCAACGCCGAAATCGCCGGGGAACTGCACATCGCGATGCCCACCGTGAAAACGCACGTCGGGCGCATCCTGATGAAAACCGGCGCCCGCGACCGCGTCCATGCCGTGCTGTTCGCGATGAGCACCGGGCGCGTCGGCGTCGGCGAGCTGGAGTAG